TAGAGATTATATCAGTATATCTTTTTATCAAAGGGTTCTGTTTTAATATATATGTCAAATAAAGTCGCTGCATCTTTTTCACTTATCTTTCCATCCACTAGCTTTCTATATAAAATATATAAACTTGCATTCATTTCAGGGTCACTATGTTTTACTTCTTTCATTTTTTGCTCTATTTTTTCAACAAGAGTTGAAGAATTTTCTTTGAAAATACCATCAATGAGCTCTACAATTTCTCCTGCATCTTTAGCAATAGGCCTTTCTTTAGCTATAAGTTTAATCCCCATAGCCCTAGATTGTATTTTCTTTAAAATACTCTTGTCTACAATTAATTTATCATCCGCCATGTTAAGTCACCTCTATAATATTATTTCCCCTCTTTTATAGTTTCGGAAATTATACTAAATTCTTTAATTTATTGCTTAGGTTTTTTCTTAGAAACTCCACCTATGCTTTCTAATTGAGCTCTAAAATTATTTCTTATATTTTGTAAGTACTTCTCTCTTAGTTGTGATTGTTCTACTTTCTCCTCTTCTGTTAATCCTTCTTCTTTACTTTTTTTATATAAAAAATTTATTCTTTCAATGAGTTCTTCTATCTTCAAAATTACTACCTCCTAAATCTATATATGTAAAATCCCCTTTGAATCACCTTTAAATTATATCATAATATAAAAATTTATGGGATAATTTTTTATGGCATGTTTTGTTTCAACAAAACATGCCTAATTGGTTTAACTATTGCTTAACTATTTTGCTTAACCGTCCCCTCTTAATTAGCTTAGTCTATTTTGCTTAACCGTCCCCTCTTAATTAGCTTAGTCTATTTTGCTTAACCGTCCCCTCTTAATTAGCTTAGTCCGGCTTAACCGTCCCTCTTATCTTTTAACAGTTTCTTTTTTATCATCCATTCTTCTGTTTCTTTTAGTCCTTGTTCTATATTATATTTTGGTTCCCAATTCAGTAATTCTTTTGCCTTTATATAGTTGCATTTAGATCTCATAATTTCTGTTAAGGGGCTATTATGTTTTACATATTTTATAGGTACTCTATCTTTACTTATAAGT
This window of the Clostridium cochlearium genome carries:
- a CDS encoding DUF896 domain-containing protein: MKIEELIERINFLYKKSKEEGLTEEEKVEQSQLREKYLQNIRNNFRAQLESIGGVSKKKPKQ